From the genome of Vicia villosa cultivar HV-30 ecotype Madison, WI unplaced genomic scaffold, Vvil1.0 ctg.001359F_1_1, whole genome shotgun sequence:
GCCTCAAAATGTGCACTAAGCAAATTATGTTTTGAATAGAAGTCCTAGTGCAGCCATACCAAAGACAACTTGTGAGGAAGCTTAGCACAAGTCAAAACCATCAATTTAACAATTCAAAATCTTTATACTAGATGCCCAAAGAAGGAAGTTTGATGACAATAGCATGAAGTGCGTCTTCTTGGTAGGCAGTGATACATCCAAGGCAATATCTGCAAATACAAGCAGGGATGTGGTGTTTGCTAAAAATGAGAAGTGGACTTAGAATAAAGAGAAGGAAGTTGAAGGTGTGGAGTTTGGTATTGATGAAGATATAGTGAAAACAAttatcactactacaaaaaacacatctAACGTCAAATGCGAAATATGTTTGATCTCGGCTACGCaagcgaggtaacgaagggcgtcatgaaaagcTATCCCTTATCACCCCGGTTATTAAAACGCCGAGGGGTAAAGTTAACTGCACGTGAGTTTGATTTCCAGCAtcagcatttttattatttttaaaattaaacggCGCGCCTAATATTAGCACTCGGTGTTTTGAAGAACCGAGGTAATAAATCAATATTCGTAACAAaaagagaacaacaacaacagtaataaagaataagaacaacaacaataacaacaacaacaacaacaaaaacaacaataatggagaacaacaacaacaagaacaagaataaCATCAATGACACAATTCTATTATGAACCAAACAACCAACAATGTACACATCATtacatcaaattatgcacaaGAAGGAGTGGGAGGAAtatcaaagaagggaaaaagaaattgataagtgccaaaatatacttattttgtgtatgtaaatagtggcacttatcgatacttttgttaataccgtttgaataattccccgttttgtgtataaatacgtatactttgtgaatagttgtattttcatatacttttataccatttgatagtttttcctttgtttttataggtattcatgcttattggagccttgaggaataaagtgtcaaaggcacggcttcgatttcgcaattttggtgaaagcccgcttagccaccatcaagcggacttccataggctcaaaataaggatgatcaaaatcatcattttggtttccactcattcattattggatatagcattgaataagctttccaacgcttcgaaccgggcgcaattcggagttacggttctcaacttatggcaaaaacaagatttcacttttgctgtcagccgctaagcgggagtacctccgctgagcgaccatgacagatatcagctcgttaaataggggtaaaaatcatatttttaggttatgttttggggtaattgttcccaaatcatcaaaccttcattcttagggtagattagcttagaaaacaacttcagaggttgcatttggatgatcggaggtggattgagcgtcgaacggagctgacaaaccgggagattttcggttcatttctcttcttctttgtgtatttctctttggttgggttttgtttgtatatttacttgaatcttatgtatatttaccgattataatgttatatttaacttgctttacgaatctgtgttgatgttatcctggatttttgctctatgctggggatttggggtgctttagagataaacttcttgaatccttatctaggatgataatctgttggctctgaactctagagatagatttagagctagcattcaccgattgtatctgtacttaatgctttcgtgtttgagcggcgcgcgagagatcgctgatgcgagaacacggatgttctcgtgacttcgcgttagagataaccttagttgtgagatgatctcgtttgtgctccagagatggacgcttatgtgagagatacgtgataacatagatgagtatcgtaggttgagtataatgggttggtaagtgtatgtttgtgaagagtgaatatatttacattcctgataagttatttctcttctaagaatgtgtttattcttttcctgtatatatctttgtttactttttgctcattcaatccaaagttcgaaaccgtagaaactgttgaatggcatctctccatctctgaggacgataaatcctggatcaatatttccaactcTTTTCTGTTGCTTGccttatactgcattcaacagaaATTTGAAAAGACAAAAAGATGTAATCATTCAACAACTCGAGGTAGTTAGTCAGCCAGAATatctttccaacttccaagaTAAGAAAACATGGGGAATTAAAGAAGCAATAATTAGAAGGAAACTTGACATGCGTGAAATCTTTTGACTTTTAGACTTTCAAATAtcagagaagatgaagaatcagaagaatCAATATAAAAGCGAAACAACGTCATCCAGAGAAatcagagaagagaaagaatcaaAATGAGTATTTTTGCTGAAACTATatccaagaaaatcaaagaagaggaagaatcaaaacAGAAAATGAGTATTTCATCAAATGTTGAGAGAATAGAAGTTGTTGTGGCTATAGAGGTCCAAGTCGTTGAAAGAGACCCTGCTACCGAATCTTTCAGACCCAAGAGAGCTCTTAAGAAGAGGAGATCAAGAAGAAAAAAGGTGAAGAAGTCATTCATCAtcgattatgatgatgatgatgaagcagaTTATACTTGGTCAAACTTTGTCTCACCCAGAGGATTTAGAtgtgattaataaaaaaaatgacctttttgtaattttatttaatgaaagttTTACTCTATGGTTTTTTATCTGCCAGCTTAAGGTTACAACTAATTTAGGGCTTTCACTCTATGGTTTCATACACACTAATCTATCAGCTTTCATCCTGATGATATATCCTACTAAATCTGAATAAAACCAAAAATAGTTGcagcaaaacaaaaataaaggaaatgctTCATACACAAAATCTAAAACATAAAATGTTATCCTAATCTCACCCCCACTTAATTCCTTTGGTGGTTTCTTAACAGATACACAATCAACGATCCTTTGAGGGACAAAAGATCATTCTTCGATGGCTATCAATAGTTTTAAATCCAGAGACATAAGGTGTACGTACATGCAATTCTTCCAATATGCATAATTTCCATCATTGAAAATATGGGCTCTATTGTATgctaaattcaaatcattttgcaCCATATTCAATAACTTTTTAAATTGTTAAACATTATTAAAAGAACCTACTCTCGATGCTAATTGTTGGTTTGAATATGGGTAATTTGTCTCGATGACAAAAAAATtcccttcttttttgttttaGAAATTAGATTAAGCGAGCGAAAAAGAATATGgtgaaaattttgttttaaagGTTATGTGCTATTAGAAGAATATTCTTGCAATACACCTACACCAATGATTTGAAATGAAGATATAGACAATATAATGAGTAAATATTGAAGCTTCAAACAAGATGTTTGATGAACTTAACAATTAATCAATTTAGAGCAATTCTAATTTCaattcttttttttacaaaataatcaATAACATGATTATTTAGAAATCCTATTCTAATCAAACCTAATCTTATACAAATTAAGACTATGAGTGCAATAAACCTACAAAGCATGTAATTCTAGATTAAGCGATAATTCTATAAACTAATGCAAGCATGCAAGAAATCTAAACGAGAGGGTGAGAGGAGAGAGTGCACAATGATTTATATTGGTTCATTGATGTTGTTCTCATAGAAACCTAATCCAGTCTATGATGGTAAACCATTAAAAATTTGTTCTTCCACTATATTCCTTGATTTACGTTtcagttaaaataattaaattgaaaaaaagatAACTCAGAACAATTCAATTTATCTTCTTTTTGCTTCTTGATTAACCTTGTCTACAACAAGCTCCTCAAGCACTCGTGATCTTCACTCGATCACCATTTTCAACCTTTGACAAACTTCAACTTTGAATGCTTACTGATCTTAACTCAATCCTAAGCATCAAACCTTGAGTTCTTTCCCTCAACCTTGACAACTTGTTGATCTTCACTCGATTTCAAATTTCAAGCCTTGAGTACTTCTTATTGAACAGGTTGACCGATGCACGAAGAAAAACTCCACACCTATGTAGAAAAGATTCCTTTTTTTTTCCTCAATAAAGTTCACCTCTTGAATTTCCTCAACATCAAACACCTGCTATGAAATCTACACAAAATCCAAAATGCACAATAAGAACACTAATGGATTCTCACCGTACCTTATCATACACACAAACAATATGATATGATAATTCTCCATGAAAATGTTAAAGATGGAGATTTGAGAGAGAAATGAAGTTTTAGTATCAAAGCTTTTTCGCACAGAAAAATATTTGATCTTGTTCTCATAAAAATATGAGAGATTCTTGATTTTCCAaatgaaaaaatttatttatctgtGCATGAGATGATGCAAAAAATGAGCTAAATGAATCAATTCGAATGTGGAAAATGAATAGGATCAAATCCAATTTAAATCTATTCAAATCAGCATTTGAATCAAATCAAACCATTTTTGAATCGattcatttcttccttttgaGGCGGATCAAGCAAATGTATAAATTGATTCCTGCAAAAAGAACAAAAGAGACTTTTGAGGAACTTTAATGAATCAGATCAAGccatatttgaatcaattcatCAAACCTTTTGAATCAAATCAAATCGTCCATGAAAATTTCTTTGTATCAATTTAAATCGTCTATGAATCAATTCAAAATTTTCATGAATCAATTCAAATCTTATATGAATCAATTCAAATTTTTCGTGAGTCAATTCAAATCGTCCATGAACCAATTCTAGTTTCTCGTTAATCAATTCAAAATTTCCATTTCAACCTTTAATCGATTCATCCAATCTTTGAATCCGATCATACAAGTTTGACTTATGTCAACACTTTATTATATGCATGAAAACCCTATTATTTGTATGTATGATGAGAGATTGAATGAGAAACTAAAAAGTCACGATAAAACTTAATATACAAAGGCACAAAACAAAGAAATAGCTAATAATGCGCTTGAAGTTAATTTCACTATACTCAAAGATATGGAGTTGATTACAAAGAAATGTTTACATATAATAAAGTGTCTCACCTAGCCACATATGTATATATAATAAAGTGGCTACATATGTGGCTAGGTGAGacaccataagaagtgttatagCAGTGTCAACTATCAGAGAGGATGGAGTGTTTACCAACTAGATGTAGATGTAAATAGTGCTTTTCTCAGTGAAGAATTAAATGAAATAGTCTATGTTGAGCAACCTTTAAACTATGTAAAGAAAAGAGAAGAAGGCGGGGTCTATAGGCTACATAAGGCTCTATATGTGTTGGAGCAGCCTCTAAGAGTCTGGTACAACAAATTAGagaaacattttgaaaataaagtaTTTTTCAAGTGTTGTCATGATCACACATTGTTTGTGAAAGAAGACAATAATGAAAGTTGTTCATAATCACCCTATATGTGGAGGATCTTATATTCGTAGGAAATGGCAGCAACATGTTCAAAGAATTCAAACAATCCATGTTGAATACTTGGCAAGTTTGGTATGATCCAAAGAAATCTTATGTGCATTGTCGTCTTACCAAGACCTATGATATCAAAGCATGACAAAGGAAATAATATGGATCATGTTGAGTTCAAGCAAATTGTGGGAAGTCTAATGTATCTAACTACCACTAGGCCATATTTAATGTTTATAGTGAGCATGATAAGCAAATAAATGGAACATCACGTTGAACCCCACCTAATAATTGCCAAAAGGATTTTGAGGTATTTGAAAGGAACAATTGAGTTGTGAATAATGTACAAGAAAGGTGAGCATTCCGATTTAGTGGCTTACTCAGTCAGTGACTATGGAGGAGATGTAGATGACAAAAAAAATACTTCATGTTATGTGTTCATGCTAAAGTTTAGTGTTGTGTCTTGGTCATCAAGAAATTAAGGCCCTGTCTACAACTAAAAGCTGAAATCATATATGCAACTTATTGTGTGTCAAGGCATTTTGTTGCGTAGAGTTTTAGATAGCTTGAGTCTAAAGCACATTGATATAAGGTTTCACCTTCTAAAGAatctaagtaaaaaaaatatgaattgaTGTTCTGTACCTCACAAGACCAGATAGCTGATATAATGACAAAGCCTCTAAAGTTTGAATTATTCTAGAAGCTCAAGAAATTACTTGGAATTTGTAGGATTTCAAAGAGTGCTGATTCTTATTTTTGATGTTGTGTTGTGATTCTATTTGTAAACCACTTGTCTAAATAAGAGAGGGAATTTTAGTTGTAGACTTTGTTAAGTTTGTTAGAATAACTTAAAATCAGTTAGGATGGTTATAACTCATTTTCAGTTGGAAGTTTGTTAGGTGTATAAATCATATAAATGCCACTGGCCTTAATAATAAAATCATAAGTTGCCGTTAATGCATAGCTTCCTGTCTTAGCAAAAACTTGCATTCAACAAATGGAATATCATTTGTGTAGAACTCATAGTAAAACATGCACTTTTGAATGCATCATTGTAACTTAAAAGCATAATAACTTGTTCACaaattatttcataaatatcaaaCAAACTTTTACAACATTCCACTCATAATACTAAATTCAGAAGAAACAatccaaaaggaaaagaaataggAAATAGAAGAATTACAAAACAAGAACATTAAATACAATGCAATAACACAATTTCAGATAGTAGAAGCCTTGGTGAGTGAAGTAATGGTAATAGAAACACCAACAACAGCTTCTTTAGTCTCAAAAGTAAAAGTATCATAACGCAAGAAAAACTCAACCAAGAACAATCTACACAAAAGCACAACAAGATTCTTCCCAGGACACTGTTTATTATCCACAGAAGGCTCATCTGTTTCTTTCCCATTCGACCACAAAACATACTTCAACAACTTTTCACCTTCTCCAACAAACCTCTTAGGAACAAAAACCTCAGCATCATCGAAAATCTTAGGATCCTTAGTAGCAAAAGATTGGTATCCAAATAACATCTCACCCTTCTTAACTTCAAAAGCAGCATCATGACTCTCCACAATCAAATCCTCTCTTGCTTTTGCATATTGATATCGAACAATCGGCTCAATCCTCATGGTTTCATAGACAACAGATTTTACTAAAGGCATTTTTTCCAATGCCTGAATTGTTACTCCTCCTTCTTGTTTTACGACGGTTCTTATCTCGGTTGCGAGTTCTTTGTGTAGCTCTTGGCCGCTTAAACCAACCAATTTGAAGAGTGTTGGGAATTGATTCTTGAATCCTCCGTATGAATTGAAACAAGCTATGAAAATGAGCTGGTGACATGCTTCGGATCTTTTCAATCCTGCTTTTTCTGCTTCGTTTAAAAGTGTTACAGCTGAAGAAGAAAATGCTTCGTAGAGCTTCTTGTAAGAGGAGCTGACCAAACACGTCGTAATATAGTTGATGTTAGGATGCAATATCTTTCAAATttcaatataatcaaaataaaatttaaatgttaTTTAATAGTCAATGATTATGATTAACTAACCGTTTAAACTATAATAAACGGTTAAAATCATTAAATTTTATGGATGTAAAAGTCATTGATTACAACGgttaaatcattaaaatatttGATGAATCGACTATTATGGACAACATTTAGATTAGATGAATcaaccaaaattataaaatttaatgaatactatttttttttactttataccaccggtttagtccggttcgggggcgagttctggcatcaagtggtttcatcCCCCTCCCCCTCCCGATCACAGTTGCGGGGATCGAACCGCGATTCTCCCTACCaaatccagcgccaatcaccactggaccaactaacgattggttttaATGAATActatttaataacaataatatagtTTCATTTGctaataacatttattttaaaaaattatcattCATGAgagataattattttatatttcttattataatatttattgctTACTATAAGAggtaaaataattaacaaatatgtttttatctttttattgcaatatttttgaaaaataatttttacaaaataaatcctgtaaatttaatttgttaataatgagataattattgatattttaatgaaatgaaaaaaaaagtttttttttttattattttctaaaatccaCATCTTTAGTTGACATTTTCTCTTATCTCAATGACAATGATTCAATTTAAGAGATTACATATTTTTATTAACAAAACTAAAATTAAGAATCAATGTAATGTCAACCTCTTAAAAATGTTTAAAAGAAAGATCTTTATCGAATTTTATACATGCTCATCTCTGAAGCTGTGCAAGACGGACTATCATACATGGCCTCAAAATTTTCACAGTTAAAACGTAAATAAATAGGACCTCATAAATCTTTGTTACTAATAAATTGTGATTAAATAGGGCCTCTAATATTTTTGTCATAGCAGAACTATGATTAACCTACATAGGGCTTCTAAAAACTTGAGACGACtttgattttatatattttgaaaaatataaaataaatgtaatattttattaaaatatattaaaaaatagtaatatttatttattgtgcCTGATCtatattaaaaagataaaataaactaTTTACCCGAAGGTCTTATGAaatgaacaaaaaaaaaattgagtaaaattatatgttaaaaaaaaaagtaataatctCACCTTGTCAAACAAGCAGGAAAGGGAAGAGTACGTAGCAAGAGATCTTCAAGATAATTGAAAATCTTTGGaagttttagggtttcaattggaAAAAGTTGAAACAGAATCCATGTATCACTCATTTTAGGACCTTGAGAACCAAGTTTAGTTTCAGAAGGAtccttattatcacaaaaaagcCGAAACATGAAGTTAAACGAAGCCACACTAAAAATAGTATTAAAATCCGCTTTACCACTTTTACCAGAAAGCCCTTCTTCAATCTCATTAAAAGCTTCAGAAAGTATGCTTCTAAAGAGAGGGACAAATGAGTCTTTTCTCAACAAAAGTTGATTAAGAAAGAAACCTTTGATAAGAGCATGGTTAGGTTCAGTCGTGTCTAACTGTGCACACACACGGTAGCCACCGGTGAAGTTTGTCGACGGCATGAAGGTACCGTCGAAGACGTTGTGTTTCTCGACTTTTTTGTTGTCGAAGAGGATCGGGAAGGAAGCTGCGTCCAAGAGTGCAATGACTCTTGGGTTAGAGGAAATGAATGGACCTGGTGGCATGTTGGTTCTGAAGATTGTTGAATTgtatttttggattcttgttgAGAAGAATTTGTCTCTTCCTTGGTTGTAGAAATAATCGTGGCGATCGAAGATCGGCCCGAAGAAGGGGAGGCCATAGCTGCCAGGGATTTGTTTTAGTGGGAGGTGGTTGTCGTTGTTCTTGGTGGTGGAAGATTGTTTTGGTTCTGATGATGCCATGTTGATGAaactctaaatatttttttatatgttaaTTGGTTTGGTTATGCTATGACTTATGGGGTAtagttgttttttttatatatagtgGCAGTAGTAGAAGTATAATGATATTTTGTAGCTTATTTAAAAGAAACATGTTTGGCATGAGTCTATATATCATAAATATGTCatatcattaagtttttttttaaataaaaaaatggtttaattggatatatgggtggtgattggttgatagtgtaaaaatattttacactgtgagTGCATCACTCCTTTTCTCATATCTTAATGAGAAAGATAATAATACGAAACATTAGGTATTAAGTGAAGTTTtaggaaaaaaatatataaaagtaaaataaattttttatatagttttttaaatttaaagaCAAATTAGAAATAACCAGAGATTCACATACACAACTGTGAATATTAtagaatattataattaaaattttaataatgacGTTGAACCTAGTAATATTGTTAACCTAGTAATATTGTTAGTAATATTGTCGGTTGAATTAAGATTTGTTGATCAATTTGTATATAGTTATAAGATAAACTAAGGGAGGAGTATTATAAGAGACGTGACTGTGTTATCAAGAGAGAATTTGTCCCCTCCATCAAGTAGTAGTATATTCAATATATGTATTGCAATTTGCAGTCCGGTGTCCGGTGAAAAATGGTTAATCAATTAGTATAATTGTAGGAAACGATATCCTTGTGTTGTCACCGTGTGGAAAACGATTTCCTCTCAAGTAGTATATTCAATATGTATTGCAATTTGACAATGTATCTGAAGACAAGTAAATATCCAAAGCTACACGTATAAATGAGAGGATTTGGAGTGCATGATAATGATATTTGTTGACAAAGCACAAGAAAAAAGAGAAATGACTAAGAAATACAAGAGTTGTGTATTATTAATTCAAATGATAAGATTATATTattatagatagatagatagatagatacacTTTATATTGTAACAATTGTCAACtaagatttttttattaattttataataaaattaactaattaataattatttataacaaaTATAACAACTAATAAGGGATACTTATgaataggggtggaaataggctaggctaggctaggctttagaaggcctgggCCTGACCTACGATGAATTTAAAAGGCCTAAGtctggcctaaggcctatcataggtttagttttttggcctggcctggcctttttaaaagcctggtctggcctgaaagcctatttaaaaagtctgtatctcattaaagtttttcaattaatctatataacttaaaaagtcttgtaggtcggcctatatatacatatataagtgaacctatttagcatttgttttatatatatatatatatatatatatatatatatatatatatatatatatatatatatatatatatatatatatatatattaaggttTACTGTTTAGcttatttagcttttttttttctaatatatgcaTACGtgaaccaacttatttaacatatttttaatatatatgaaaatataggtcggcctataaggctttataggcttttttaatagcctaagcctgacctatttaataaaataggattTTAAAAAAGCCTAACCTTGCCTCTTTATTAaattggcctggcctggcctaggcctatgtaggctaggccgtaggcccctgtaggccggtctggcctattcccacccctacttaTGAATAAGAATGGAGAGAAACTCTCCTTTCTCTCTAACACGTTTGGAGTATCAGCAAGTTCAACATGAACTCTTCTACAACATCCAGAAATTAAGAAGACAAGGATGGATGGAAGCAAGTTACTACACGAAAGCGACatcaaatttcaaacaaaagGCGTTGGGACAATGTAGGAAGACATCTGAAAGTTGTAGAAGAAGATGATAGGTGTACGTCAACATTCTTCTTTATGGCGTTCCCTGATGATCATAGGAAATGTACGAAGAGTTTCAATATTTTGGAGATATTTATGAGGTTGGCATCTCTTCAAAGCGTGATATTAGAGGAAACTACTATGGTTTTGTTAAGT
Proteins encoded in this window:
- the LOC131634800 gene encoding allene oxide synthase 3-like yields the protein MASSEPKQSSTTKNNDNHLPLKQIPGSYGLPFFGPIFDRHDYFYNQGRDKFFSTRIQKYNSTIFRTNMPPGPFISSNPRVIALLDAASFPILFDNKKVEKHNVFDGTFMPSTNFTGGYRVCAQLDTTEPNHALIKGFFLNQLLLRKDSFVPLFRSILSEAFNEIEEGLSGKSGKADFNTIFSVASFNFMFRLFCDNKDPSETKLGSQGPKMSDTWILFQLFPIETLKLPKIFNYLEDLLLRTLPFPACLTSSSYKKLYEAFSSSAVTLLNEAEKAGLKRSEACHQLIFIACFNSYGGFKNQFPTLFKLVGLSGQELHKELATEIRTVVKQEGGVTIQALEKMPLVKSVVYETMRIEPIVRYQYAKAREDLIVESHDAAFEVKKGEMLFGYQSFATKDPKIFDDAEVFVPKRFVGEGEKLLKYVLWSNGKETDEPSVDNKQCPGKNLVVLLCRLFLVEFFLRYDTFTFETKEAVVGVSITITSLTKASTI